The Macellibacteroides fermentans genome contains the following window.
GCAATGGGCAAATTAATATTTGGCGGCGACGTAGCTGTATTTACAGATATAATTAACGCGTCTTTCGATTCAGCCAAAACCGGGTTTGAGATATCTTTAGGACTAACCGGTATCCTTTCGCTTTGGCTGGGGATTATGAAAGTTGGAGAGAAAGGCGGGGTTATCCAGCGCTTTGCAAAATTGGCTGCGCCGGTGTTCAGTAAACTTTTCCCGGGGATTCCTGCCGGACATCCGGCTACAGGGGCCATATTCATGAACTTTTCGGCCAATTTGCTGGGATTGGATAATGCCGCCACCCCCATGGGACTAAAAGCGATGCAGGAGATGCAGTCTTTCAATAAATCGAAAGATACGGCCAGCGATGCCATGATCATGTTTTTATGCATAAATGCTTCGGGGCTTACAATCATTCCCATAACCATCATGATGTACCGGGCGCAATTAGGAGCCGCCAATCCTTCGGATGTATTTCTGCCCATCCTGTTGGCAACATTTATCTCCACCCTTGTGGCAATCGTTACGGTGTGTTTGAAACAACGGATCAATATGTTGCAAAAGGAGCTGGTTCTCTTTTTCGGGGGACTTGCTCTTTTTATAGGAGGTATCATCTGGTACTTCAGTACGCTCCAGCAGGAACAGATATCGCTTTATTCGACGGTGTTCGCCAATACACTTTTATTTACTATTATCTGCGGGTTCCTGATAAGTGGAGTGCGCAAAAAAATAAATGTCTACGATGCGTTTATCGAAGGGGCAAAGGAGGGTTTTAAAACAGCGATAACCATTATTCCGTATCTTATAGCGATACTGGTAGGTATCGGTGTATTCCGTGCCTCCGGAGCGATGGACTTCATAATAGAAGGTGTTAAATTCGGGATAGGATCTATGGGTATCGATACCGAATTTGTTGGAGCACTGCCTACCATATTGATGAAACCGCTAAGCGGAAGCGGTGCCCGTGGGATGATGCTGGATGCAATGAATACCTATGGAGCCGATTCGTTTGTAGGCCGTTTGGCCTGCACTGCGCAGGGAGCCTGCGACACGACATTTTATGTGGTTGCCCTATACTACGGAAGCGTAGGTATCCGGCATACACGTTACACCGTACAGTGTGCTTTATTGGCAGATCTGGCAGGAGCCATTGCAGCCATCGTACTTGCTTATTTATTCTTTTCACACACTTAACAAAAATGGCAATAGCTTATTACGCGGAAGAGGTAAAACTTCCCGCTATAAAAAAGAAAGCGGTTGGCGACTGGATCAGAAAAGTGGCCTCGCTTTATGGCAAAAGAACAGGCGATATCAGTTACATCTTCTGTTCGGACGAGAAGATTCTGGAGGTTAACAAACAGTATCTTCAACACGATTATTATACAGATATAATCTCCTTCGACTATACTGAGGGAACTAAAATATCCGGTGACTTGTTTATTAGTTTAGATACAGTAAAAAGCAATTCCGAAAATTTCGGGACAGATTACACTGAAGAGTTGCATCGTATTATTATTCACGGCATATTACATCTTTGCGGCATAAACGACAAAGGGCCGGGTGAAAGGGAAATAATGACTCAAAAAGAAAATGAGGCACTGGCACTTCTCCCTGGGGAAGATAGGAAATCATAGCCTATAACTCTGTATTACAGATATTTACATGCATCAAACAGCAATCGCTTACTGATACAATAAAAGTTTATACAATGAATTTTAAATATGACGTAATTGTTGTGGGAGCAGGTCATGCCGGCTGTGAAGCCGCCGCTGCTGCTGCTAATATGGGATCCAGGACACTCCTCATCACAATGGATATGAACAAAGTCGCACAGATGAGTTGCAATCCGGCTGTGGGTGGTATTGCCAAGGGGCAGATTGTTCGCGAAATAGATGCCCTGGGCGGATATATGGGTATTGTTACAGACAATACGGCTATCCAATTCCGAATGCTTAACAGATCGAAAGGTCCGGCCATGTGGAGTCCTCGTGCCCAAAGTGACCGTGCCAAATTTATACAGGAATGGCGGGGAATTCTCGAAAACCTCCCCAACCTTTACATGTGGCAGGATACTGTGCGTGAGCTAATCGTAGAAGATGGCAGGGTATGCGGGGTAAAAACATATATGAATGTAGAGTTCAGGGCAGGTGCGGTAGTGCTTACCAATGGGACTTTTCTCAATGGACTGATCCATATCGGTCGCACACAATTAGGAGGAGGACGAATGTCGGAACCTGCTGCATTCGGATTAACCGAACAGCTGGTTAGCTTAGGTATGGAGGCCGGACGAATGAAAACCGGAACACCTGTACGAATTGACGGACGCAGTGTTCATTTTGAAGAAACAGTAGAACAAAAAGGAGAAAATGATTTCCATAAATTTTCGTACCTCGACTATAAACCCCGAAAGTTAAAACAGCTTAGTTGCTGGACGCTTTATACAAACGAATCTGTTCATGATGTACTGAGGAGCGGACTGGCTGATTCACCGATGTACAACGGACAAATCCAGAGTATAGGTCCGCGTTACTGTCCAAGTATTGAAACAAAGATTGTAACGTTTGCCGACAAAACGCAACACCAGCTTTTCCTCGAGCCTGAAGGGGAGACTACTCAGGAATACTACCTGAACGGATTCTCTTCTTCGCTGCCTCTCGACATACAATTACGTGCACTCAGAGAAATTCCGGCATTTAGGGATGTTCACATCTACCGCCCGGGCTATGCCATCGAATATGACTTCTTTATGCCTACCCAGCTGCATCATTCGCTGGAGACCAAACTCATCAAGAATCTTTTCTTTGCGGGTCAGATTAATGGCACAACAGGATACGAAGAAGCAGGGGGACAGGGTATCATTGCGGGGATCAATGCCCACATCGGATGCCATGGCGGGGATCCGTTTATCCTTGGCAGAGACGAGGCATACATTGGGGTTTTAATAGATGATTTGGTAACCAAGGGTGTCGACGAGCCTTATCGTATGTTCACATCACGGGCCGAATACAGAATCCTGCTTCGACAAGACGATGCCGATGTGCGGCTTACTCAAAAAGCAGCCGAAATCGGACTTGCCAAACAGGATAGGCTGGATCTGCTGAAAGATAAAGAGGCCCTGTGTGATATGATAATAAGTTTTGCAAACAACTACTCTATAAAGCCTCAATACATAAATCCTGGATTAGAAGCTTTAGAGGCTACACCCTTGAAACAAGGATGTAAACTTATCGACCTTATTACACGTCCTCAATTAAACATTAACAATCTGTCCGAGCTGGTTCCTTCATTCAGACAAGTTCTGGACAAGCTTCCGGAATCACGTAAGGAAGAAATTATTGAAGCAGCCGAAATACGGATTAAATACGATGGCTACATTCGAAGAGAACAACTGATTGCCGATAAAATAAACAGACTGGAACATATTAAGATTAAAGGGAAGTTTGTTTACAACGACATTCAATCGCTCTCGACAGAAGCCAGACAGAAGCTTACAAAGATCGATCCGGACACCATTGCTCAGGCAAGTCGGATTCCTGGCATTTCTCCAAGCGACATCAACATATTACTGGTTCTTTTAGGAAGATAATGCCGTTTTGTTCCACGTGAAACACATTGCAAAAAAAAGAAAAAGATGAATAAAACAGACACAAAGTTAGTAAGAGGGAATCTGGTTGATATTATTAGCAGGGAAATCTATGGGGCCGTTGTTACCATAAGCGATGGGAAAATATCAAAAACAGAAAGGACTGGGATAGTGGAATCTAACTATATTTTACCTGGATTTATTGATGCGCACGTACACATTGAAAGCAGTATGTGCACACCTCTTAATTTTGGAGCGGCTGCATGCAAGCACGGAACAATAGGGATCGTTGCAGACCCTCACGAAATTGCGAATGTATTAGGAGTTGAAGGAATCGATTTTATGGTAAACAATGCAAAAGAGGCTCCGTTTTATTATTGGATCGGAGTTCCTTCTTGTGTACCGGCAACCCCTTTCGAATCTGCAGGCGCGGTTATCGATGCTGCAACAACAGAAAAATTACTGAAACGCGAGGACCTTCATTTTCTTGCAGAAATGATGAACTATCCCGGCGTATTAAATAAGGACCCAGAAGTAATAGGAAAACTAAATGCCGCCAAAAGGGCAAACAAGCCAGTGGACGGACATTTTCCTACCGGAAACGGGAAGGCTTTGGAAGACTATATAGCCAATGGCATTAGTACAGATCACGAATGTGCCACCCTTGAAGAAGGTCGGGACAGATGCCGTAATGGTATGTTTGTACAGATCAGGGAAGGTAGTGCCGCAAAGAATTTCAATGCACTTCATCCATTACTGAAGGAATTTCCGGGGAAGGTAATGTTTTGCAGCGACGACATACACCCAAACACACTAATGGAACGACACATAAACGGCCTTGTAAAAAGAGCTGTCGGACTTGGGTATGATGTTTTCGACGTATTGCGCGCAGCGTCTTACAATCAGGCAAAGCATTATAGTATTCCGGCCGGGTTCCTGCAGGTTGGCGACAATGCCGATTTTATCATCACAGAAGATCTTTACAGCTTTACTGTAAAATCGACTTTCGTGAAGGGTGTTTGTATTTATGATGGCTCTAATGTATCATTTCCTGCAAAAGAAACCAGTCGCCCCAACCGTTTTGCTATAGATCCCATCACTGTATCCGATTTGGGAATTAAGGCAATATCAGATAAAATGCGGGTAATTGTTTGCAGTGACGGAAACCTGGATACTTTTGAAGAGATTATGGAGCCTACTACAAATGAGGGATATGCCGTATCTGATACTACCAAAGATGTTATTAAAATGGTTGTATTGAACCGATATCAGAAGGCAGCACCGGCTATTGGCTTCATAAAAGGAACTGGGATTAAACGTGGGGCTATGGCTCAAAGCATCACTCACGACAGTCATAATATCATTGCAATTGGAACTACAGATCGGGAGTTAGCCGATGCAATTAATGAAGTTATTATAAATAAAGGGGGTATAAGTGTTGTGAACGGAGAAGAGAAAGAAACTCTTTCGTTGCCTGTAGCAGGGTTGATAAGTCCCCTCCCACTCGATCAAATCGACATTCAATATAAAAAACTGGAATCAAAGATGGTGGAGCTGGAAACCACCCTTTCGTCTCTGCAGATGACTTTATCTTTTATGAGCTTGCTAGTAATTCCAGCAATAAAATTAGGAGATAAAGGTCTGTTTGATGGTAAAAATTTCCGTTTTACAAACCTGTTTGTATGACGAAGGAAAAGGAAAATAGGTTCTCTGCCTTGCTGGCTATACTTCCGGAGAAGCCAGGATGTTACCAATACTTCGATGAAAAGGGAACAATTATATACGTTGGTAAGGCTAAGAATTTAAAAAAGAGGGTTGGTTCTTACTTTAACAAAGAACATGATAATAATAAAACCCGGGTGCTGGTTAAACACATTGCAGACATAAAATATGTTGTAGTAGACACGGAGGAAGATGCACTTTTATTGGAAAACAACCTTATAAAGCAATTCAGACCCAGATACAATGTTCTGCTTAAAGACGACAAAACCTACCCTTCCATCGTAATAAAGAACGAGTATTTCCCTCGCGTGTTCCAAACAAGAAACATTGTGCGCGACGGATCCATATACTTTGGACCTTACCCATCTGTTTTTACAGCCAAGGTAATGCTTCAACTTCTTAAGGAATTGTATCCCATACGCACCTGCAAATACCCTTTAACACCCGAATCCATCGCACAGGGTAGATACAAAATATGTTTGGAGTATCATATCAAACGTTGTCTGGGACCTTGCGAAGGACTCCAATCCACCGAAAACTATAACAGAAACATTGCAGAAATTAAAGAAATTCTGAAGGGAAATATCGCTACAGTAAGTAAAATACTGTACGATGAAATGCAACAACTGGCCTCCGAATTAAAATTTGAAGAGGCACAAAAGATGAAGGAGCGCTACCTCGCCATTGAGAATTATCGATCCAAATCGACTGTTGTTACCCCCTCTTTACATAATATTGATGTTTTTTCCTTCGATGAAAACGAACGTTCTGCGTTCATCAACTATCTTCATATAGGTAATGGAGCTATTGTGCAAGCCTATACATTCGAATATAAAAAGCGTTTGGATGAATCGAAAGAGGAACTTCTGGGACTTGGTATCATCGAAATGCGTATGCGGTTTAAAAGTTCTGCCAGGGAGATTATCGTACCTTTCCTCCCGGACACAGAGCTGATGGAACAATATGCGTTTACAATACCTCAAAAGGGCGATAAGAGAAAGCTGCTGGATCTTTCCTTACAAAACGTTCGTCAGTTTAAGGTAGATCGTCTTAAACAAGCCGAAAAACTGAACCCGGAACAACGTACCACACGTATATTGAGTACCATTCAGAAAGATCTTCATATGCATGAATTACCCATGCATATTGAATGCTTCGATAACTCCAATATACAAGGGACAAATCCTGTTGCAGCTTGTGTAGTATTTAAGAAGGCAAAACCATCTAAGAAGGATTACCGCCATTTTCATATCAAGACTGTGGAAGGGCCTGATGATTTTGCATCCATGATTGAAGTTGTTACACGCAGATACACGCGTCTTGTAGAAGAAAACGAGCCTCTGCCTCAGCTAATCATCATTGATGGGGGTAAAGGTCAGTTAAATGCAGCTACTGAAGTGCTTCGAAGCCTGAACCTTCTCGGAAAAATCACCATTGTGGGACTAGCCAAACGATTGGAAGAGATATTCTTTCCCGGCGATTCAATTCCGTTGGTTCTGGATAAGAATTCGGAAACGCTGAAGGTTATCCAGCAATTAAGAGACGAGGCACACCGTTTCGGTATAACATTCCACCGGTCGCTTCGCAGCAAAAAACAAACGGTCTCCGAATTAGATGCTATAAAAGGAATCGGGGATAAGACAAAAGTATTACTTTTGAAGCAATATAAAAGTGTAAAACGGATACGTGAAGCCTCTCTGGGAGAGCTTGAAAAGCTGATAGGAAGCGCTAAAGCAAGAATTCTGACAGAGGGTTTAGGTAGCAAAGAAAGAAATTAAAAGACAACATGAGAACTGTGATTCAGCGGGTACAATCAGCCTCGGTGACTATCGACGGCGAAATAAAATCTGCTATTGGAAAAGGGTTATTAATCTTTTTGGGAATTGAAGATAAAGACAGTGAAGCAGACATCGAGTGGCTCGTAAAGAAGATCGTCAACTTACGGATATTTGATGATGAAAACGGAGTAATGAATCGTTCAATTATCGAGGTTAATGGAGAAGCATTAGTTGTAAGTCAGTTTACATTACACGCTTCTACTAAGAAAGGGAACAGACCCTCCTACATAAAAGCATCGAAGCCCGAGAAGGCTATCCCCTTGTACAACGAGTTCTGCGATGAAATGAGCCTTGCACTGGGTAAAACAATCGGCACAGGTCAGTTTGGAGCAGATATGAAGGTAGGAATCCTGAACGACGGTCCAGTTACAATACTAATTGATTCTCAAAACAAGGAATAAATATGGATGCACTAAGTATTAGCGAAGCGCAGCAGCAGGTAGATCAATGGATAAAAACCTATGGAGTGAGGTATTTCAACGAACTTACCAACATGACCATTCTTACGGAAGAGGTAGGTGAGTTGGCACGAATCATTGCCAGAACCTACGGAGAACAATCGTTTAAGGAAAGTGATAAAAACAGAGATTTGGGCGATGAAATGGCAGATGTACTATGGGTATTACTTTGTTTGGCAAACCAAACCGGCGTAGATCTTACGGATGCCTTCCGCAAAAATCTTGAAAAGAAAACAAACAGGGATAAAGAAAGACATCAAAACAATTTAAAATTATAAGCATGGACAAATATCAGGAAGTATTCAATAAATACGCAACTCCCCTACCCGATGCTAAAATAGCAGAACAGGTAAACGCATTGCTGGAAAAGAAATACCAGGCTAATTTTACACCTGAAGTGCTGAAAAACATTCATGGCTGCATCGATTTAACATCGCTGACCAGCCTGGACAGCAAAGAAAGTATCTGGAAGCTGGTGGATTCGGTAAACGACTTTGAAGGAACCCGTCCGGATGTCCCTAATGTAGCAGCCATTTGTACATTTCCTTTATTTGTGGATACTGTAAAACAGGCACTCACGGCACAAGATGTATCAATTGCATCGGTGGCTGGTGGATTTCCGGCCTCACAGACATTTACAGAAATTAAAATTGCTGAGACGGCATTAGCTGTTGCCGATGGAGCCGATGAGATCGATGTGGTGATGAATCTAGGGTATCTGTTGGAAGAAAACTACGAGGAACTTACGGAGGAACTATCCGAGATTAAAGAAGCCTGCAGAAATGCCAAACTCAAAGTTATCATTGAAACTGGAGCATTGGCTACGGCTACCAATATACAAAGAGCCACCTTGGTTGCCATGTATTGCGGAGCAGATTTTGTTAAAACATCTACAGGAAAAGGATACCCCGGAGCTACACCAGAAGCAGTGTATACCATCTGCGAAACGATACGCGCCTATCACCTGCTTACAGGAAACAAAGTCGGCATCAAGATTTCCGGAGGAGTACGTACAGCTGAA
Protein-coding sequences here:
- the dtd gene encoding D-aminoacyl-tRNA deacylase, whose amino-acid sequence is MRTVIQRVQSASVTIDGEIKSAIGKGLLIFLGIEDKDSEADIEWLVKKIVNLRIFDDENGVMNRSIIEVNGEALVVSQFTLHASTKKGNRPSYIKASKPEKAIPLYNEFCDEMSLALGKTIGTGQFGADMKVGILNDGPVTILIDSQNKE
- the mnmG gene encoding tRNA uridine-5-carboxymethylaminomethyl(34) synthesis enzyme MnmG; the encoded protein is MNFKYDVIVVGAGHAGCEAAAAAANMGSRTLLITMDMNKVAQMSCNPAVGGIAKGQIVREIDALGGYMGIVTDNTAIQFRMLNRSKGPAMWSPRAQSDRAKFIQEWRGILENLPNLYMWQDTVRELIVEDGRVCGVKTYMNVEFRAGAVVLTNGTFLNGLIHIGRTQLGGGRMSEPAAFGLTEQLVSLGMEAGRMKTGTPVRIDGRSVHFEETVEQKGENDFHKFSYLDYKPRKLKQLSCWTLYTNESVHDVLRSGLADSPMYNGQIQSIGPRYCPSIETKIVTFADKTQHQLFLEPEGETTQEYYLNGFSSSLPLDIQLRALREIPAFRDVHIYRPGYAIEYDFFMPTQLHHSLETKLIKNLFFAGQINGTTGYEEAGGQGIIAGINAHIGCHGGDPFILGRDEAYIGVLIDDLVTKGVDEPYRMFTSRAEYRILLRQDDADVRLTQKAAEIGLAKQDRLDLLKDKEALCDMIISFANNYSIKPQYINPGLEALEATPLKQGCKLIDLITRPQLNINNLSELVPSFRQVLDKLPESRKEEIIEAAEIRIKYDGYIRREQLIADKINRLEHIKIKGKFVYNDIQSLSTEARQKLTKIDPDTIAQASRIPGISPSDINILLVLLGR
- a CDS encoding nucleotide pyrophosphohydrolase, whose translation is MDALSISEAQQQVDQWIKTYGVRYFNELTNMTILTEEVGELARIIARTYGEQSFKESDKNRDLGDEMADVLWVLLCLANQTGVDLTDAFRKNLEKKTNRDKERHQNNLKL
- the ade gene encoding adenine deaminase gives rise to the protein MNKTDTKLVRGNLVDIISREIYGAVVTISDGKISKTERTGIVESNYILPGFIDAHVHIESSMCTPLNFGAAACKHGTIGIVADPHEIANVLGVEGIDFMVNNAKEAPFYYWIGVPSCVPATPFESAGAVIDAATTEKLLKREDLHFLAEMMNYPGVLNKDPEVIGKLNAAKRANKPVDGHFPTGNGKALEDYIANGISTDHECATLEEGRDRCRNGMFVQIREGSAAKNFNALHPLLKEFPGKVMFCSDDIHPNTLMERHINGLVKRAVGLGYDVFDVLRAASYNQAKHYSIPAGFLQVGDNADFIITEDLYSFTVKSTFVKGVCIYDGSNVSFPAKETSRPNRFAIDPITVSDLGIKAISDKMRVIVCSDGNLDTFEEIMEPTTNEGYAVSDTTKDVIKMVVLNRYQKAAPAIGFIKGTGIKRGAMAQSITHDSHNIIAIGTTDRELADAINEVIINKGGISVVNGEEKETLSLPVAGLISPLPLDQIDIQYKKLESKMVELETTLSSLQMTLSFMSLLVIPAIKLGDKGLFDGKNFRFTNLFV
- the deoC gene encoding deoxyribose-phosphate aldolase → MDKYQEVFNKYATPLPDAKIAEQVNALLEKKYQANFTPEVLKNIHGCIDLTSLTSLDSKESIWKLVDSVNDFEGTRPDVPNVAAICTFPLFVDTVKQALTAQDVSIASVAGGFPASQTFTEIKIAETALAVADGADEIDVVMNLGYLLEENYEELTEELSEIKEACRNAKLKVIIETGALATATNIQRATLVAMYCGADFVKTSTGKGYPGATPEAVYTICETIRAYHLLTGNKVGIKISGGVRTAEEAVKYYTIVKEKLGDEWLTKDYFRIGASSLVKDIENRLGK
- a CDS encoding nucleoside recognition domain-containing protein produces the protein MVLNYIWIAFFLVAFMVAMGKLIFGGDVAVFTDIINASFDSAKTGFEISLGLTGILSLWLGIMKVGEKGGVIQRFAKLAAPVFSKLFPGIPAGHPATGAIFMNFSANLLGLDNAATPMGLKAMQEMQSFNKSKDTASDAMIMFLCINASGLTIIPITIMMYRAQLGAANPSDVFLPILLATFISTLVAIVTVCLKQRINMLQKELVLFFGGLALFIGGIIWYFSTLQQEQISLYSTVFANTLLFTIICGFLISGVRKKINVYDAFIEGAKEGFKTAITIIPYLIAILVGIGVFRASGAMDFIIEGVKFGIGSMGIDTEFVGALPTILMKPLSGSGARGMMLDAMNTYGADSFVGRLACTAQGACDTTFYVVALYYGSVGIRHTRYTVQCALLADLAGAIAAIVLAYLFFSHT
- the ybeY gene encoding rRNA maturation RNase YbeY — its product is MAIAYYAEEVKLPAIKKKAVGDWIRKVASLYGKRTGDISYIFCSDEKILEVNKQYLQHDYYTDIISFDYTEGTKISGDLFISLDTVKSNSENFGTDYTEELHRIIIHGILHLCGINDKGPGEREIMTQKENEALALLPGEDRKS
- the uvrC gene encoding excinuclease ABC subunit UvrC — protein: MTKEKENRFSALLAILPEKPGCYQYFDEKGTIIYVGKAKNLKKRVGSYFNKEHDNNKTRVLVKHIADIKYVVVDTEEDALLLENNLIKQFRPRYNVLLKDDKTYPSIVIKNEYFPRVFQTRNIVRDGSIYFGPYPSVFTAKVMLQLLKELYPIRTCKYPLTPESIAQGRYKICLEYHIKRCLGPCEGLQSTENYNRNIAEIKEILKGNIATVSKILYDEMQQLASELKFEEAQKMKERYLAIENYRSKSTVVTPSLHNIDVFSFDENERSAFINYLHIGNGAIVQAYTFEYKKRLDESKEELLGLGIIEMRMRFKSSAREIIVPFLPDTELMEQYAFTIPQKGDKRKLLDLSLQNVRQFKVDRLKQAEKLNPEQRTTRILSTIQKDLHMHELPMHIECFDNSNIQGTNPVAACVVFKKAKPSKKDYRHFHIKTVEGPDDFASMIEVVTRRYTRLVEENEPLPQLIIIDGGKGQLNAATEVLRSLNLLGKITIVGLAKRLEEIFFPGDSIPLVLDKNSETLKVIQQLRDEAHRFGITFHRSLRSKKQTVSELDAIKGIGDKTKVLLLKQYKSVKRIREASLGELEKLIGSAKARILTEGLGSKERN